One genomic segment of Rivularia sp. PCC 7116 includes these proteins:
- a CDS encoding leucine-rich repeat domain-containing protein — MKFIRLVCIALMGITIVNAKPTAAVPRKRNQKPIPSFTQLCKHKESLPKQTKYTVKVLLRKAGTNNCDRAQQKLRKKQILDLSSHKISDLSPLAQLTNLKELYLSYNQISDLSPLSRLTNLNFLFLESNQIGDLSPLSQLTNLTWLFVGENPIKNKTCPVKPESICEFEKNGDELLIPEDVDTIAQLPQL, encoded by the coding sequence ATGAAATTTATACGTTTAGTTTGTATAGCACTGATGGGAATCACCATAGTAAATGCTAAACCGACTGCAGCTGTTCCCAGAAAAAGAAACCAAAAACCTATTCCCAGCTTTACTCAATTGTGTAAGCACAAAGAGAGCTTACCCAAGCAAACAAAATATACAGTTAAAGTTTTACTGCGAAAAGCTGGTACAAATAACTGCGATCGCGCCCAGCAAAAACTCAGAAAAAAACAAATACTAGACCTTTCGTCCCATAAAATTAGCGACTTGTCACCCCTTGCCCAGCTAACTAATTTAAAAGAACTTTATCTTTCTTACAATCAAATCAGCGACTTATCTCCCCTATCTCGATTAACTAACCTAAATTTTCTTTTCCTTGAATCAAATCAGATAGGTGATTTATCCCCGCTTTCCCAATTAACCAATTTAACTTGGCTTTTTGTCGGCGAAAATCCCATTAAAAACAAAACCTGTCCCGTAAAACCAGAATCTATATGCGAATTTGAGAAAAATGGCGACGAGCTGTTAATTCCTGAAGATGTGGATACAATAGCGCAGTTACCACAGTTATAA
- a CDS encoding NAD-binding protein yields the protein MGEHKPATEERFLICGLGGLGQQCVIALKQFGVKVVGIELVEPKSWRIPGVDKLLDELIIGDCRQNSTFERAKIELCRAVLIVTSDELINAETAIAVRQLNKNARLVVRSTKENLNQLLEEQLSNYVGYDPIHLSAASFALAALGGDSLGFFNLNNNWLGVFQHKVRDRDIFHRRQLFEINSGSRKLLCYLPNKYDAFNCFYDWDSETVIKEDSTLIYVEQFDRLLSKQKKGAINNTPKKKQIWKEPANIFNQIKIRKKFLDYWHSGSQIRRLVIVSILVTIGLVTVGTILFYVLVGNSTSVNPLYLTISLLLGGYADFLYSVQPNSIILQFLALALAVAGTAFVGVLYALATEKLLSTKFLFSKKRSPVPEEEHIVIIGIKRVGSKAAKILQQFNQPLVAIALEDDFDDNHLPDIPLFKGDLNQSLTKVNLSTAKSVIATSEDEMLNVEMGLKALKINPKSNLVIRTFGQRLSENLAQILPKAQIISAYAVAAEAFAGAAFGENILDLFRLHNQTVLVTEYQFTEVDTLNGLMLSEIAYGYGVVPILYQKPPLQGELMPKAYKQIEPGISLTVLATIDGLKRMEAGRIGIYPKNWQVVIQSANTEEAKFEGANQIAKISNYPLDKARELINNLPQTLKVPLYKLQAQHLIRVLQKHQVMGILKRI from the coding sequence ATGGGAGAACATAAACCTGCTACAGAAGAGCGTTTTCTAATATGTGGTTTAGGAGGATTGGGGCAGCAATGCGTAATTGCTTTGAAACAATTCGGGGTAAAGGTGGTTGGAATTGAGTTAGTAGAGCCGAAAAGTTGGAGAATTCCCGGTGTAGATAAATTGCTCGATGAACTAATTATCGGTGACTGTCGTCAAAATAGCACTTTTGAGCGTGCGAAAATTGAACTTTGCCGTGCTGTTTTGATTGTCACTAGCGACGAATTGATTAACGCCGAAACTGCCATCGCTGTCAGACAACTTAACAAAAATGCTCGCTTGGTAGTTCGTTCGACGAAGGAAAATTTAAATCAACTTTTAGAGGAGCAGTTAAGCAATTATGTTGGTTACGATCCCATTCATTTATCGGCTGCATCCTTTGCTCTTGCGGCTTTAGGGGGAGATTCGTTAGGATTTTTTAATTTAAATAATAATTGGCTGGGAGTCTTTCAGCATAAAGTTCGTGATAGAGATATTTTTCACCGTCGTCAGCTTTTTGAAATAAATTCTGGCTCTCGAAAGTTACTGTGCTATTTACCGAATAAATATGATGCCTTTAATTGCTTTTATGATTGGGATTCTGAAACAGTAATTAAGGAAGATTCGACTCTGATATATGTAGAACAATTTGATAGGTTGTTATCAAAACAAAAAAAAGGTGCGATTAATAATACTCCCAAGAAAAAGCAAATATGGAAAGAGCCAGCAAATATTTTTAATCAAATTAAAATTAGAAAAAAGTTTTTAGATTATTGGCATTCTGGTTCCCAAATTCGTCGGTTGGTAATTGTTTCAATTTTAGTAACCATTGGCTTGGTAACTGTAGGAACCATACTCTTTTATGTATTAGTAGGAAATTCGACTTCTGTAAATCCTTTATATCTGACAATTAGTTTACTCTTGGGTGGATATGCAGATTTTTTGTATAGCGTACAGCCCAACTCGATAATTTTGCAATTTTTAGCTTTGGCGTTAGCGGTAGCTGGAACAGCTTTTGTTGGGGTATTATATGCGCTGGCTACCGAAAAACTCTTATCAACTAAATTTCTATTTTCCAAAAAACGCTCTCCAGTTCCCGAAGAAGAGCATATAGTAATTATTGGCATTAAAAGAGTTGGTAGTAAAGCAGCAAAGATATTACAGCAATTCAATCAACCCTTAGTCGCGATTGCCTTAGAAGACGACTTTGATGACAATCATTTACCAGATATACCTTTATTCAAAGGTGATTTAAACCAGTCTTTGACTAAAGTAAATCTTTCCACAGCGAAAAGCGTAATTGCTACTAGCGAAGACGAAATGTTAAACGTGGAAATGGGACTAAAAGCTTTAAAAATTAACCCCAAAAGTAATTTAGTAATTCGTACTTTTGGGCAGCGTTTGAGTGAAAACTTGGCTCAAATATTACCCAAAGCTCAAATAATATCAGCTTACGCAGTCGCAGCAGAAGCCTTTGCCGGAGCCGCATTTGGTGAAAACATTCTTGACTTATTCCGTTTACACAACCAAACAGTTTTAGTCACGGAATATCAATTTACTGAAGTTGATACTTTAAATGGTTTAATGCTTTCCGAAATTGCTTACGGCTATGGTGTAGTACCAATTTTATATCAAAAACCACCGCTACAAGGAGAGTTAATGCCTAAAGCATACAAGCAAATAGAACCAGGTATCAGTTTAACTGTTCTTGCAACCATCGATGGGTTGAAAAGAATGGAAGCAGGAAGAATTGGTATTTATCCCAAAAATTGGCAAGTAGTCATTCAAAGCGCCAATACAGAAGAAGCCAAATTTGAAGGAGCAAATCAAATTGCCAAAATTTCCAACTACCCTTTAGATAAAGCCAGAGAATTAATCAATAATTTACCTCAGACTTTAAAAGTACCTTTATACAAACTTCAAGCACAACATTTAATAAGAGTTTTGCAAAAGCATCAAGTTATGGGTATTTTAAAAAGGATTTAG
- a CDS encoding thermonuclease family protein → MTSLTELMLILATVVGVVDGETIRAKNVSGQVATVKMACIHIPTRKSRRDEANQRLKQLLPNGNPIVIRFADTYKESQIVGEVFLNNKSINLQMVKEGKAVVDKTSVEQNCYESRIQYLVAEANAKQRGLGLWEKSRYVMK, encoded by the coding sequence ATGACTTCTTTAACAGAATTAATGTTGATACTCGCAACTGTGGTGGGTGTGGTAGATGGGGAAACCATTCGTGCAAAAAATGTCAGCGGGCAAGTAGCCACTGTAAAGATGGCTTGCATTCACATACCAACTCGAAAATCTCGTAGAGATGAAGCTAATCAAAGATTGAAACAACTTTTACCGAATGGTAATCCTATAGTTATTAGGTTTGCAGATACCTATAAGGAATCGCAAATTGTTGGGGAAGTATTTTTAAATAATAAATCGATAAATCTGCAAATGGTTAAAGAAGGTAAAGCTGTTGTAGATAAAACTTCTGTAGAGCAAAATTGTTATGAAAGCAGAATCCAGTATTTGGTAGCAGAAGCTAATGCTAAACAGCGAGGTTTGGGTTTATGGGAAAAATCCAGATACGTCATGAAGTGA
- a CDS encoding glycoside hydrolase family 9 protein, whose translation MNQNQPKFNYGEALQKSNLFYLVQRSGDLPDDYVISWRDDSAVNDGADVNRDLSGGYYDAGDHVKFGFPMAASMTMLGWGVIEYTEGYKKVGQFDNTLENIRWGTDYLLKAYDDKGTATTSDDVFWGQVGNGQIDHAYWGAPEDMTMPRPAFKVDAQNPGSDLTAESAAALASASIAFRSTDAAYADKLLEKAKGLYEFAEQYQGAYTDSITNTRSFYNSWSGYEDELAWGAVWLHKAIQANGETDSQYLDKAQNYYKGITPGWTHNWDEKSYGTAILLAQLTDKSQYKQDVEAWLDNWADPNGGIQKTAGGLAWLDQWGSLRYTANTAFLAGVYGDTVNDKQGKYTEFSESQINYILGDNPNNFSYMVGFGENYPQNPHHRAASGTTNIGDSDSNEYTLYGALVGGPSAPNDDAYQDKRTDYIANEVALDYNAAFTGALARMTEQFGGEALTEIPGINLDGSTNPNDSGGNDNPDVDNPNDSGGNDNPDVDNPNDSGGNDNPDVDNPNDSGGNDNPDVDNPNDSGGNDNPGGDNPNDSGGNDNPDGDTGTLKDVQFSVVNQWNNGFTGKIKITNNSNQAIDGWELEFNAPFEIKNTWDASIESDEGNEYVIKNLGYNRLIASGESVEFGFQGSYSGDINLAIDNVELNGTGNLSSAVGLTDSNPIVPATASDNPDESSNPIDPITGSGDNSNTDNNPTDPITSGGNPDSANEAIDNVVFSLVNQWNNGFTANVKITNNSNEVVNGWELELNTPFEIKEIWNGSIESQEGNEYLIQDVGWNASIAPGSSLEFGFNGINADAISEQDIINQISFSSDSLPISDS comes from the coding sequence ATGAATCAGAATCAACCGAAATTCAACTACGGTGAAGCTCTACAAAAGTCTAATCTTTTCTACCTAGTTCAGCGTTCTGGAGATTTGCCCGACGATTATGTTATTTCTTGGCGCGATGATTCTGCTGTTAATGACGGTGCCGATGTCAACCGCGATTTAAGTGGTGGATACTACGATGCAGGCGACCATGTTAAATTCGGCTTTCCGATGGCAGCCTCAATGACGATGCTTGGCTGGGGCGTAATCGAATATACCGAGGGCTATAAGAAAGTTGGTCAGTTTGACAATACCCTTGAGAATATCAGATGGGGAACTGACTATCTTCTTAAAGCATACGACGATAAAGGAACTGCAACTACATCAGATGATGTTTTCTGGGGGCAAGTAGGTAACGGTCAAATAGACCATGCTTACTGGGGAGCGCCTGAAGACATGACTATGCCTAGACCAGCTTTTAAGGTAGATGCACAAAACCCCGGTTCGGATTTAACCGCAGAAAGCGCTGCTGCATTAGCTTCTGCTTCCATTGCTTTCCGCTCTACTGATGCAGCTTATGCCGATAAGCTCTTGGAGAAAGCTAAAGGGCTTTATGAATTTGCGGAGCAATATCAAGGTGCATACACTGATTCCATCACTAATACTCGGAGTTTCTACAATTCTTGGAGCGGCTATGAAGATGAACTGGCTTGGGGAGCAGTTTGGTTGCACAAAGCGATTCAGGCAAACGGCGAGACGGATAGCCAATACCTAGATAAAGCACAAAACTACTACAAAGGTATTACTCCTGGCTGGACGCATAATTGGGACGAAAAATCTTATGGTACTGCTATTCTATTAGCTCAACTGACAGATAAATCTCAATACAAGCAGGATGTAGAAGCTTGGTTAGATAACTGGGCAGATCCTAATGGTGGCATCCAGAAAACTGCTGGCGGTTTAGCCTGGTTGGATCAATGGGGTTCGCTACGCTATACAGCAAATACTGCTTTTTTAGCCGGTGTTTATGGTGACACTGTTAACGATAAACAAGGAAAATACACGGAGTTTTCTGAAAGCCAGATTAACTATATTTTAGGAGACAATCCTAATAATTTTAGTTACATGGTGGGTTTTGGTGAGAACTACCCCCAAAATCCTCACCACCGAGCAGCTTCTGGTACGACTAATATCGGTGACTCTGACTCTAATGAATACACTCTCTACGGTGCATTAGTTGGTGGTCCCTCTGCACCAAATGATGATGCTTATCAAGATAAGCGTACCGACTATATCGCCAATGAAGTTGCATTAGACTACAATGCAGCTTTTACCGGCGCTCTAGCACGCATGACTGAGCAATTCGGTGGGGAAGCACTGACTGAAATTCCTGGTATTAACCTTGATGGAAGTACTAATCCCAACGACTCGGGTGGCAATGATAATCCCGACGTAGATAATCCCAACGATTCGGGTGGCAATGATAATCCCGACGTAGATAATCCCAACGATTCGGGTGGTAACGATAATCCCGACGTAGATAATCCCAACGATTCGGGTGGTAATGATAATCCCGACGTAGATAATCCCAACGATTCGGGTGGTAATGATAATCCCGGTGGAGATAATCCCAATGATTCGGGTGGTAATGATAATCCCGATGGAGATACCGGAACATTAAAGGATGTCCAATTCTCTGTAGTAAATCAATGGAATAATGGCTTTACAGGCAAAATCAAAATTACTAACAACAGCAATCAAGCTATTGATGGCTGGGAGTTGGAATTTAATGCTCCTTTCGAGATAAAAAACACGTGGGACGCTAGTATTGAAAGCGATGAAGGAAACGAATATGTCATCAAGAATCTCGGCTATAACCGTTTAATTGCGTCAGGAGAATCAGTTGAGTTTGGTTTCCAAGGTAGTTATTCTGGTGATATCAATTTAGCTATTGATAATGTAGAGCTTAATGGAACGGGAAATCTTAGCAGTGCGGTTGGTTTAACCGATAGTAATCCAATCGTTCCAGCTACTGCTAGCGATAACCCTGATGAAAGTAGTAATCCAATCGATCCAATTACTGGTAGCGGTGATAATTCCAATACAGATAACAATCCAACCGATCCAATTACTAGTGGTGGTAATCCCGATTCAGCTAATGAAGCAATTGATAATGTCGTTTTCTCTCTAGTAAATCAATGGAATAATGGTTTTACAGCCAATGTAAAAATTACCAACAACAGCAATGAAGTTGTAAACGGTTGGGAATTAGAATTGAACACTCCTTTTGAGATTAAAGAAATCTGGAATGGCAGTATTGAAAGTCAGGAAGGAAACGAATATCTGATTCAAGATGTGGGCTGGAATGCCTCCATTGCACCAGGCTCATCCCTTGAGTTTGGCTTTAATGGTATCAATGCCGATGCTATAAGCGAGCAGGATATTATCAACCAAATTAGCTTTTCTTCGGATTCCTTGCCAATTTCTGACTCTTAG
- a CDS encoding enhanced serine sensitivity protein SseB C-terminal domain-containing protein, translating into MEFNPSNQLEELLVKAANDPVVRNDFYKLILESDIFLVQPPNSKPSYGSRIAGEQESISIQSMEINGNVYLPFFSSFTALQRAIREESDYVSFNARTFFEMTKGQKLLLNPNNDCGKEFTVEEIASLLDGSIFNQDSAREVQSGTEIMIGQPANYPKALVEVLKNYLTKFKSVKSAYLAHFFDPSYDEKPHTLIAIEDYGDWDAVISGLDLCIRNIEIPDPPVDFVKIDSSESYFSDYFKNNCEPFYRRGTD; encoded by the coding sequence ATGGAATTTAATCCTAGTAATCAATTAGAAGAACTTTTAGTTAAGGCAGCCAATGACCCGGTTGTTCGTAATGATTTTTACAAACTTATTTTGGAATCCGATATTTTCTTAGTACAACCCCCTAATTCAAAGCCAAGCTATGGTTCAAGAATTGCGGGTGAGCAAGAATCCATCTCAATCCAGTCTATGGAAATAAACGGTAATGTTTATTTACCATTTTTCAGTTCGTTTACAGCTTTGCAAAGAGCTATTAGGGAAGAATCAGATTATGTTAGTTTTAATGCCAGGACTTTCTTTGAGATGACTAAAGGACAAAAATTACTTTTAAATCCAAATAATGATTGTGGAAAAGAATTTACAGTCGAAGAAATTGCATCTCTTTTAGATGGGAGTATTTTTAACCAAGATTCAGCAAGGGAAGTCCAAAGTGGAACCGAAATAATGATTGGTCAGCCCGCAAATTATCCCAAGGCTTTGGTTGAGGTATTAAAAAATTATTTAACAAAGTTTAAATCGGTCAAATCCGCTTATCTTGCTCACTTTTTCGACCCATCATATGATGAAAAACCTCATACCCTTATAGCTATCGAAGATTATGGTGATTGGGATGCTGTGATTTCGGGTTTAGACTTGTGCATTCGCAACATTGAAATACCAGATCCACCCGTGGATTTCGTTAAAATTGATAGTTCTGAAAGTTATTTTTCTGATTACTTCAAAAATAACTGCGAACCATTCTACCGTAGAGGAACTGATTAA
- a CDS encoding TetR/AcrR family transcriptional regulator, whose product MTQEKRRLEVSQAAWQVIVREGLDRTSMRAIAQEMGCTTGVVTHYFRNKQELILFALNQVTEKLKTFMAEAIDSVSGIERLVTMLSAFLPLDRERQDILRVWVAFLGYAVGRENLMSEHQQSAAQLREMLVEELEGLQAANLLRQDIKPGIEANALLALVNGVSLDWLIQANRLTSEEQRLVIERYVKEMLVENPVSN is encoded by the coding sequence ATGACCCAGGAAAAGCGTCGTCTTGAGGTATCGCAAGCAGCTTGGCAAGTAATTGTGCGGGAGGGGTTAGACCGTACTAGCATGAGGGCGATCGCGCAGGAAATGGGTTGTACGACAGGGGTTGTCACTCATTACTTTCGCAATAAGCAAGAGTTAATTTTGTTCGCTTTAAATCAGGTGACAGAAAAACTCAAAACTTTTATGGCAGAAGCAATTGATTCTGTTTCGGGAATAGAAAGATTAGTCACCATGCTCTCAGCATTTTTACCGTTAGATAGAGAGCGGCAAGATATACTGAGAGTCTGGGTAGCATTTTTAGGATATGCCGTTGGTCGGGAAAACCTGATGAGCGAACATCAGCAGAGCGCAGCACAACTGCGAGAGATGTTAGTAGAGGAGCTTGAAGGGTTGCAAGCAGCTAACTTATTGCGCCAGGATATAAAGCCTGGTATTGAAGCCAACGCTCTTCTAGCACTGGTAAATGGCGTTAGTCTTGACTGGCTGATTCAAGCCAATCGCCTAACAAGCGAAGAACAGCGATTGGTTATTGAGCGATATGTGAAGGAAATGCTAGTTGAGAATCCTGTATCAAATTAA
- a CDS encoding IS630 family transposase: MPAKNHLSKEQRERLLKALKEYENPYVREKILILLLMNDGKTYQEISDFLNIAYGTVAYWAVHGDPDNLDSLLDGRREGNFRKATKEYEDLLLEIVDKEPSEYGYEFGRWTSARLATYLEKLTGIKLSGSQVRRILSRKKFVYLWAKYSLEDKQNPEKRKIFKEKLSEYLKITKETPERLQVWFWDESGFSLRVIRRKTWGKKGHRKKVTGQRRRGRVNIMGGLRYHDKKRMNFVIKKGDADVFYEQLTLLYSFILQEWVEKGNKIEYFNDYAAKIVIILDNASFHKRKDILEKIEKEMPNIILEFLPPYSPDYNLIELVWHSAKEYIAHRLFESVEQLEELLNKLLNQGGLIIKWDRKIKNKGNAVYSI, from the coding sequence ATGCCAGCCAAAAATCATCTTTCTAAGGAGCAGAGAGAACGACTGCTAAAAGCCCTCAAAGAGTATGAGAACCCTTATGTAAGAGAAAAAATTCTAATTTTATTATTGATGAATGATGGAAAAACATATCAAGAGATTAGTGATTTTTTAAATATTGCATATGGAACAGTTGCATACTGGGCAGTTCATGGCGACCCAGACAACTTAGATAGTTTGTTAGATGGAAGAAGAGAGGGTAATTTCCGTAAAGCAACTAAAGAATATGAAGACTTATTATTAGAAATAGTTGATAAAGAACCGTCAGAGTATGGATATGAATTTGGTCGATGGACATCTGCTCGATTAGCAACTTATCTTGAAAAGTTAACAGGAATTAAGTTAAGTGGCTCTCAAGTCAGGAGAATATTATCAAGAAAAAAGTTCGTTTACCTGTGGGCAAAATATAGCTTGGAGGATAAACAAAATCCTGAGAAGCGTAAGATATTTAAAGAGAAATTATCCGAATATTTAAAAATAACAAAAGAAACCCCAGAACGTTTGCAGGTATGGTTTTGGGATGAAAGCGGATTCAGTTTGAGGGTTATAAGAAGAAAAACATGGGGTAAAAAAGGTCATAGAAAAAAAGTAACCGGTCAAAGAAGAAGAGGAAGAGTAAATATCATGGGAGGATTACGTTATCACGATAAAAAAAGAATGAATTTCGTCATCAAAAAAGGAGACGCGGATGTATTCTATGAACAACTTACTCTTTTGTATAGTTTTATTTTACAAGAATGGGTAGAAAAAGGAAATAAAATTGAATATTTTAATGATTATGCAGCTAAAATAGTGATTATTTTAGATAATGCCAGCTTTCATAAAAGAAAAGATATTTTAGAGAAAATTGAAAAAGAAATGCCAAATATAATTTTGGAATTCTTACCACCATATAGTCCAGATTATAATTTAATTGAATTAGTTTGGCACTCAGCGAAAGAATATATAGCTCATAGATTATTTGAATCAGTAGAACAGCTTGAAGAATTATTAAATAAATTGTTAAATCAAGGAGGTCTTATTATTAAGTGGGACCGCAAGATTAAAAATAAAGGTAACGCTGTTTATTCAATTTAG
- a CDS encoding tetratricopeptide repeat protein, protein MLSTLLLSVGVEAAKPTNNYIVAQASTEQQIERLEQQQQNTNQYIEQTTFLFSLFLATLVVLMIGVIISIFLLRRAVFREVTNLVTARFKELGDLEAKIASANKKVQKLIEEAEGTVDELNQEAKVLSEDIGSKQEGLSVLVSDLSASKQQALSEIESQIAVFREALNKLDTEFTGKLSEVQANAQQQGNAIIQNLERLSGEFVPQMQGLQSDVLQQKDDVVENLKQSQVDFIGELKELQSVAEQQRDLILVSLQSLSAEFKPKLNVLEADLQQHKDLTVQNIKQSQADFTTELQQLQSATQAQQQQILQNLQQQEANFAPQLSAILTHVQSQKDAIIENLKLSENQFASTVSQLHTDLQTQKDGTLQRFAGTESEFSNQLSQLQQDAQKQRDAILQSLQKLETDFAPRLDDIETDAREKAGQYRDETLQNLEKLRSEISVELKQAQNLIEQQVNSTQNNIVNLETSVAAKLQESQSGIQEQRQETLQSLSQLETDLTAKFALLQSEVQVRKDSAYELLQNLEKEANNKISTSTNGIESQQNQTLESLQKLEKTAQEQLAALQSEITARKDSSLDKLDKLESTLSEQLKLVQSDAETEKQQILQKLSEITPSEIASSAVSEILQKLEKVVEPVEKLQSNHPQLFVNVDEFVTQGDELFASGDYQAAIDAYNKALEVQPENEKVWYQLGLSLWELQQYEDAIQCFDKVLEINPQDADSWYHRGLALMELKRYEGAISAFGKVVKKQPDNEKLWFVLGMSLGRIKRYEDAIAGFDRALKIKPDYYQAWVDKGVILGKLQRHEDAFQAFDKAVEVEPTNATAWMNRGMALEMLERYDDAVVSFDKAITLHPTPKAYDKRGYVLIELERDEESLTSFDKALEIDENYASAYYNKAIAYSYQGKVDEAVETLQKAIALNEKYKEDAVNDPDFEAIAEDDKFKELVNG, encoded by the coding sequence ATGTTATCAACCCTTTTGTTGTCTGTTGGGGTAGAGGCTGCGAAACCTACTAATAATTATATTGTTGCTCAAGCGTCAACGGAGCAGCAAATTGAACGGTTGGAGCAACAGCAGCAAAATACTAATCAATATATTGAACAAACTACTTTTCTCTTCAGTTTATTTCTCGCTACCTTAGTCGTATTAATGATTGGGGTGATTATTTCTATATTTTTGTTAAGACGTGCGGTGTTTCGGGAAGTTACAAATTTAGTAACTGCACGTTTTAAGGAGTTGGGTGATTTAGAAGCTAAAATTGCTAGTGCTAATAAAAAGGTACAAAAACTCATTGAAGAAGCGGAAGGTACTGTTGATGAGTTGAACCAAGAAGCTAAGGTTTTAAGTGAAGATATTGGTAGCAAGCAAGAAGGTTTATCAGTTTTAGTTTCCGATTTATCTGCGTCGAAGCAACAAGCTTTGTCGGAAATTGAATCGCAGATTGCTGTATTTAGGGAAGCTTTGAATAAGTTGGATACGGAATTTACTGGTAAGCTATCGGAAGTTCAAGCTAATGCTCAGCAACAAGGTAATGCGATAATTCAAAATTTGGAAAGGTTGAGTGGTGAGTTTGTTCCCCAAATGCAGGGGTTGCAGTCGGATGTTTTGCAGCAGAAGGATGATGTGGTTGAAAATCTCAAGCAGTCGCAGGTTGATTTTATCGGCGAGTTAAAGGAACTTCAATCGGTTGCGGAGCAGCAGCGAGATTTAATTTTAGTTTCCTTGCAAAGCCTTTCTGCGGAGTTTAAACCTAAATTAAATGTTCTGGAAGCGGATTTACAGCAACATAAGGATTTAACAGTACAAAATATCAAACAATCGCAAGCCGATTTTACAACCGAGTTGCAGCAGCTACAATCGGCGACTCAAGCCCAGCAACAGCAAATTTTACAGAATTTACAGCAGCAAGAAGCGAATTTTGCTCCTCAACTGTCGGCGATTTTGACTCACGTACAAAGTCAGAAGGATGCGATTATCGAGAATTTAAAACTTTCCGAAAATCAGTTTGCTTCTACGGTTTCTCAACTACATACCGATTTACAAACCCAAAAAGACGGTACTTTACAAAGATTTGCCGGTACCGAATCCGAATTCAGCAATCAATTATCTCAGCTTCAGCAAGATGCTCAAAAACAGCGAGATGCTATTTTACAGAGTTTACAAAAATTAGAAACCGATTTTGCTCCGCGACTTGATGATATTGAAACCGATGCCAGAGAAAAAGCTGGACAATATAGGGATGAAACGCTACAAAATCTCGAAAAATTGCGTTCGGAAATTAGTGTTGAATTGAAACAAGCGCAAAACTTGATTGAGCAGCAAGTTAATTCAACTCAAAATAATATAGTTAATTTAGAAACTTCCGTTGCTGCAAAACTTCAAGAATCACAATCGGGAATTCAAGAGCAAAGGCAAGAAACCCTACAAAGTTTATCGCAGTTGGAAACTGATTTAACCGCAAAATTTGCTCTTTTACAATCTGAAGTACAAGTGCGTAAGGATTCCGCTTACGAATTATTGCAGAATTTAGAAAAAGAAGCCAACAACAAAATTTCAACTTCTACCAACGGCATCGAATCTCAGCAAAATCAAACTTTAGAAAGCTTGCAAAAATTAGAAAAAACCGCTCAGGAACAACTTGCTGCTTTACAATCGGAAATTACCGCTCGTAAAGATTCTAGTTTAGATAAATTGGATAAATTGGAATCCACCTTAAGCGAACAATTAAAGTTAGTGCAATCGGATGCAGAAACTGAGAAGCAGCAGATACTACAAAAACTATCCGAAATTACACCCAGCGAAATAGCCTCCTCTGCCGTGAGCGAAATCTTGCAAAAGCTTGAAAAGGTAGTAGAACCGGTAGAAAAATTACAATCAAATCATCCCCAATTATTTGTCAATGTCGATGAATTTGTTACTCAAGGTGACGAGTTATTTGCAAGCGGAGATTATCAAGCAGCCATCGACGCTTATAATAAAGCCTTGGAAGTACAGCCAGAAAACGAAAAAGTTTGGTATCAGTTAGGTTTAAGTTTATGGGAATTGCAGCAATACGAAGATGCGATTCAGTGTTTTGACAAAGTATTGGAAATTAATCCCCAAGATGCCGATAGCTGGTACCATCGCGGTTTAGCCTTGATGGAATTGAAGCGTTATGAAGGTGCAATTTCCGCTTTTGGTAAAGTCGTGAAAAAGCAGCCAGATAACGAAAAGCTGTGGTTTGTCTTGGGAATGAGCTTGGGAAGAATCAAGCGTTACGAAGACGCGATCGCAGGTTTTGATCGAGCGTTGAAAATTAAGCCCGATTATTATCAAGCTTGGGTTGATAAAGGTGTAATCTTAGGTAAATTGCAGCGTCATGAAGATGCATTTCAAGCCTTTGATAAAGCCGTAGAAGTTGAGCCAACTAATGCAACCGCTTGGATGAATCGCGGCATGGCGTTAGAAATGTTGGAGCGTTACGATGATGCAGTAGTTTCCTTTGATAAAGCCATTACCTTGCATCCCACTCCTAAAGCTTATGATAAGCGGGGTTATGTTTTAATTGAATTAGAAAGAGATGAAGAATCATTAACTAGCTTCGATAAAGCCTTGGAAATTGACGAGAATTATGCTAGCGCTTATTACAACAAAGCCATTGCTTATAGTTATCAAGGAAAAGTTGATGAAGCGGTAGAAACTCTGCAAAAAGCAATTGCATTAAACGAGAAGTACAAAGAAGATGCTGTAAATGACCCAGATTTTGAAGCGATTGCAGAAGATGATAAATTTAAGGAATTGGTGAATGGGTAA